The Carnobacterium sp. 17-4 genome has a window encoding:
- a CDS encoding PTS sugar transporter subunit IIC yields MKNETLTDHLYKASQGIAAAVVVTLGIGLLIQSIGELLGFSTLVTIGAVTKTLLIPGLGIGISYYLKTDILTLLSATAAGVIGGRAYIFSDGILSLKSGEPVGALVAIGIAIAVGTFIFNKTRFNMILVPFASILISGIVGYFLSAPIAYTLNNISLLITSSVAGFPLLSSMVLGLIFGLLILSPASSAAIALALQLDGSAGAAALIGCSVQFTVFAFLSLKDNDAGTFLAQLIITPKLQTGNILKHPKVALFPLILGTLLAPVGVLIFGLEASAEIAGMGLCALVAVFGIASSQGMAATFYYLFVVVVLPALLTLLFKPFLIKSKLLKSNDLKITI; encoded by the coding sequence ATGAAAAATGAAACATTAACAGATCACCTTTACAAAGCATCCCAAGGTATCGCTGCTGCTGTAGTGGTAACTTTAGGTATTGGACTGTTGATTCAAAGTATCGGAGAATTGTTGGGTTTTTCCACGCTTGTTACGATTGGTGCGGTTACAAAGACTTTGTTGATTCCTGGTTTAGGTATTGGGATTAGTTATTATTTAAAAACCGATATTCTAACATTATTGAGTGCAACTGCAGCCGGCGTTATCGGTGGACGTGCATATATTTTTTCCGATGGCATACTTTCTTTAAAAAGTGGTGAACCTGTCGGCGCTTTAGTTGCAATTGGTATCGCCATTGCAGTGGGTACCTTTATATTTAACAAAACGCGATTTAATATGATTCTAGTACCATTTGCAAGTATCTTAATCAGTGGGATAGTGGGTTACTTTTTGTCTGCCCCAATCGCCTATACGCTGAATAACATCTCTTTACTGATTACTTCTTCTGTAGCTGGCTTTCCACTTTTATCTTCAATGGTTTTAGGACTGATTTTCGGCCTACTTATTTTATCCCCGGCTTCATCTGCAGCCATTGCACTCGCTTTGCAGTTGGATGGTTCCGCTGGAGCTGCTGCTTTAATTGGATGCAGTGTGCAATTCACAGTCTTTGCTTTTCTCAGCTTGAAAGATAATGATGCCGGTACATTTCTAGCTCAACTAATCATTACACCAAAACTTCAAACAGGAAATATTCTTAAACATCCCAAAGTGGCATTGTTCCCACTAATTCTTGGAACGCTATTAGCCCCTGTGGGGGTTCTGATATTTGGTTTGGAAGCTTCTGCTGAGATTGCAGGGATGGGATTATGCGCTCTAGTAGCTGTTTTTGGTATCGCTTCTTCTCAAGGAATGGCTGCTACTTTTTATTATCTATTCGTAGTTGTTGTTTTACCAGCTCTTTTAACTCTGCTATTTAAACCATTTCTTATCAAATCAAAACTTCTAAAATCCAATGATTTAAAAATTACGATTTAA
- a CDS encoding M15 family metallopeptidase, which translates to MKKNLALLLIATGILGGCEQFNQEASVQSSQSAETSSSSVSLTPEEEQKLAEEAEHQAMLDALPDVSTEDWNLELVNNWTKIDESIERPLSALSNGLLVDQRIIEDYTAMTEAGKEAGHEIVAVSTFRSVDLQTTNYNNRIQEYLDQGNSKEEAIKLTEDYIAIPGGSEHHTGLAIDVMDTEWLNSGKGLIAEFDTQESQQWLVEHAAEYGFVLRFPKGKEEQTGIEYESWHFRYVGKENAAYMKNYELSLEEYVALLSEAGK; encoded by the coding sequence ATGAAGAAAAATTTAGCACTACTACTGATAGCAACAGGTATATTAGGAGGGTGTGAACAATTCAACCAAGAAGCATCCGTACAATCTAGTCAATCTGCAGAAACGAGTTCTTCAAGTGTTTCTTTAACACCAGAAGAAGAACAAAAATTAGCAGAAGAAGCAGAACATCAAGCAATGCTAGATGCTTTGCCAGACGTCTCAACAGAAGATTGGAATCTAGAATTAGTCAATAACTGGACAAAAATAGATGAATCGATTGAAAGACCTTTAAGTGCCTTGTCAAATGGGTTACTGGTAGACCAACGAATTATTGAAGATTATACTGCGATGACTGAGGCTGGAAAAGAAGCAGGTCATGAAATCGTAGCTGTTTCCACATTCCGTTCCGTTGATTTGCAAACAACAAATTACAATAATAGAATTCAAGAGTACCTAGATCAGGGAAACTCAAAAGAAGAAGCAATCAAGTTAACGGAAGATTATATTGCTATACCTGGTGGCAGCGAGCATCATACAGGCCTTGCAATTGATGTAATGGATACAGAGTGGCTAAATTCAGGAAAAGGATTGATTGCTGAATTTGATACTCAAGAATCTCAACAGTGGTTAGTTGAACACGCAGCTGAATATGGATTTGTTCTTCGATTCCCTAAAGGAAAGGAAGAACAAACAGGAATTGAATATGAATCTTGGCATTTTCGTTATGTTGGAAAAGAGAACGCAGCTTACATGAAAAACTATGAGTTGTCTTTAGAAGAATACGTTGCTTTATTAAGCGAAGCTGGTAAATAA
- a CDS encoding VOC family protein, which yields MLIDSYPYLLFNGNAEEALNFYATVFKAEILDMSKYKDMPPHPDNPVLPDEIQNKVMNATLQLTNGSYLMFSDNPLEGEAGYKQGNNISVTLVYETAEETREVFDQLKVDGKISMPLGETFWSPLFGNVVDRFGVEWQISTFVPGMMDKAE from the coding sequence ATGTTGATTGATTCTTATCCGTATTTGTTATTTAATGGTAATGCAGAAGAGGCGTTGAATTTTTATGCAACGGTTTTTAAAGCAGAGATTTTAGATATGAGTAAATACAAGGATATGCCACCGCACCCAGATAACCCCGTCCTGCCTGATGAAATTCAAAATAAAGTGATGAATGCAACCTTGCAGCTTACAAATGGAAGCTATTTGATGTTTTCTGATAACCCACTTGAAGGTGAAGCCGGTTATAAGCAAGGCAACAACATATCTGTTACTTTAGTTTATGAAACAGCAGAGGAAACTCGTGAGGTATTTGACCAATTGAAAGTAGATGGGAAGATATCGATGCCACTTGGGGAAACATTTTGGAGTCCTTTATTTGGAAATGTTGTTGATCGGTTTGGAGTTGAATGGCAGATTTCGACCTTTGTGCCCGGAATGATGGATAAAGCTGAATAA
- a CDS encoding hydrolase, translated as MEEKKGSPSITTDLRKHYVSVPEIIDTASGIIINGKRFRSLIFTTDIAIIMNNDADAVIAVYPFSPHPAIIQGITNVASMPVLAGVGGGITNGHRSANIALFAEAHGCIGVVLNSPTPTETYQEIDQVVDIPIISTIVSEFSDIQSKLDAGVDILNVSGAARTTHIVREIRKKFPKVPIIATGGPTDESIKETIAAGANAITYTPPSNGELFSELMKKYRGQEEMNYERRQELEEKE; from the coding sequence ATGGAAGAAAAAAAAGGATCTCCTAGTATCACTACTGATTTAAGAAAACACTATGTGTCTGTGCCGGAAATTATTGATACAGCTAGTGGCATTATCATAAACGGAAAAAGATTTCGTTCGTTAATATTTACAACTGATATTGCAATTATTATGAATAACGATGCTGATGCTGTTATTGCAGTATATCCGTTTTCACCTCATCCAGCGATTATTCAAGGGATTACCAATGTAGCAAGTATGCCTGTTCTAGCTGGAGTAGGTGGAGGCATTACCAATGGTCATCGTTCGGCAAACATTGCTTTATTTGCTGAAGCTCATGGCTGTATTGGAGTCGTGCTTAATTCTCCAACGCCCACAGAAACGTATCAAGAAATAGATCAAGTAGTGGATATTCCAATTATTTCAACTATTGTTTCTGAGTTTTCGGATATTCAATCAAAACTGGACGCTGGAGTAGACATTCTTAATGTCAGTGGAGCAGCACGCACAACACATATTGTACGTGAAATACGTAAAAAATTTCCTAAAGTACCCATAATTGCAACAGGTGGACCAACAGATGAGAGTATAAAAGAAACCATAGCTGCTGGCGCGAATGCGATTACATATACACCACCAAGCAATGGAGAATTATTTAGTGAATTAATGAAGAAATACCGAGGTCAAGAAGAAATGAATTATGAGCGGCGACAAGAGTTAGAAGAGAAAGAATAA
- a CDS encoding Gfo/Idh/MocA family protein produces the protein MKKLNWGILGLGQIATEFAEAFDVENAVLYAAGSRNDEKAAAFAQKHAIEKSYGSYDALLEDPSIDVVYIATPHSHHAELILKSLEHGKHVLSEKAITMNNGQLTQAMKLAKEKKLVLAEAMVIYHMPLYHKLKEIAQSGSLGKLKMIQVSFGSLKEEDPTNRFFNKDLAGGGLLDIGIYALSFARFFLSSQPKEIHTTMNFYETGVDEQSGILLKNDQNELATISLTFRAKMPKTGIVAFENGFITVNDFPRADKATLTMPDGSVETVEAGDTKQAMNYEIADITNMILSDGPNPSLALTHDVMEIMDTLRKDWGLHYDFE, from the coding sequence ATGAAAAAATTAAATTGGGGGATTTTAGGTTTAGGTCAAATTGCAACTGAATTTGCGGAGGCGTTTGATGTTGAGAATGCCGTACTTTATGCTGCTGGTTCACGAAATGATGAAAAAGCAGCAGCATTTGCCCAAAAACATGCGATTGAAAAATCATACGGTTCATATGATGCACTACTAGAAGACCCATCTATTGATGTTGTTTATATTGCTACACCACATAGCCATCATGCTGAATTGATTTTAAAAAGTTTAGAACATGGCAAACATGTTTTATCAGAAAAAGCCATCACCATGAACAATGGTCAATTAACTCAAGCTATGAAGTTAGCTAAAGAAAAGAAATTAGTATTAGCAGAAGCAATGGTCATTTACCATATGCCCCTTTACCACAAACTAAAAGAAATCGCTCAAAGTGGATCCCTTGGAAAGTTAAAGATGATTCAGGTTTCATTCGGAAGTTTAAAAGAAGAAGATCCAACCAATCGTTTTTTTAACAAAGATCTTGCTGGTGGAGGTTTACTAGATATTGGAATTTACGCCCTATCGTTCGCTCGCTTCTTCTTATCTAGTCAACCCAAAGAAATTCATACAACAATGAATTTTTATGAAACAGGTGTGGATGAACAATCGGGGATTTTATTGAAAAATGATCAAAATGAATTGGCTACTATTTCTCTTACCTTTAGAGCTAAAATGCCCAAAACAGGAATTGTTGCTTTTGAAAATGGTTTTATTACAGTCAATGATTTTCCTCGTGCAGACAAAGCAACATTAACTATGCCAGATGGTTCAGTGGAAACCGTTGAAGCTGGGGATACCAAGCAAGCTATGAATTATGAAATAGCTGATATTACCAACATGATTTTGTCAGATGGTCCAAATCCATCACTTGCTCTTACACATGATGTAATGGAAATCATGGATACATTAAGAAAAGACTGGGGACTTCACTACGATTTCGAATAA
- a CDS encoding DUF1002 domain-containing protein: MTQFKKIGLTALASMSLLGASLLIMPQSASATTNGIDTTVVDEKWGKPTFIYGGGLSENQITETEDLLGIENPENVAVGSVTGQDLINYLGDGSGNTSSMISSVLVQKQDAGEGVDVEIVTPENISQITQDQYANAAITAGVTDVKIEVASVSKVTGESALTGIYKAFDVNGEELDQERMEVAQDELETTNDIAQENEGNEEFDTAKFDQAIIDIKQSLAELKEQQGELATKEDVERIINEALEKNNLQNAVTQDQIDQLMALFEKYQQTSAIDSAEVKEQLKNLSETVQNRFGDALKQAEDSGLVDKVGNFFSQIWNAIVGLFN, encoded by the coding sequence ATGACACAGTTTAAAAAAATTGGATTAACAGCTTTAGCATCAATGAGCTTATTGGGAGCTTCTTTACTTATTATGCCGCAATCTGCTAGTGCAACGACGAACGGTATCGATACAACAGTAGTAGATGAAAAATGGGGTAAACCGACTTTCATCTATGGCGGTGGACTATCTGAAAATCAAATAACAGAAACGGAAGACCTTTTAGGAATTGAAAACCCAGAAAATGTAGCTGTCGGAAGCGTGACAGGTCAAGACTTGATAAACTATTTAGGTGATGGTTCCGGAAATACGTCCAGCATGATTTCATCTGTATTGGTACAAAAACAAGATGCTGGTGAAGGTGTTGATGTTGAAATTGTCACTCCAGAAAACATTAGCCAAATTACACAAGATCAATATGCAAATGCTGCTATTACTGCAGGAGTAACCGACGTGAAAATCGAAGTAGCAAGTGTCAGCAAGGTTACAGGAGAAAGTGCCTTAACTGGTATTTACAAAGCGTTTGACGTTAATGGAGAAGAATTAGACCAAGAACGTATGGAAGTAGCACAAGATGAATTAGAAACAACGAATGATATTGCACAAGAAAATGAGGGTAATGAAGAATTTGATACTGCTAAATTTGATCAAGCGATCATTGACATCAAACAAAGTTTAGCAGAATTAAAAGAGCAGCAAGGCGAGCTAGCTACGAAAGAAGATGTTGAACGCATCATTAATGAAGCGTTAGAAAAAAATAATTTGCAAAATGCTGTTACACAAGATCAAATTGATCAATTAATGGCTTTATTTGAAAAATACCAACAAACAAGTGCCATTGATTCGGCAGAAGTAAAAGAACAATTAAAAAACTTATCTGAAACGGTTCAAAATAGATTCGGAGACGCCTTAAAGCAAGCTGAAGATAGCGGCCTAGTGGATAAAGTCGGCAACTTCTTTAGTCAAATATGGAATGCTATTGTAGGATTATTTAACTAA
- a CDS encoding glycoside hydrolase family 73 protein, which yields MPLKKQKKKVYKTTKRKNTKKIVPSYILMTLFIFVFIFLGTLYFLSQEVSEVHMTQEETLDEEQFIVQIADYSKVLQEKYGVLPSISIAQAILESDWGNSELSIKNNNYYGIKGSSLEPTATMTTKEYVDGEWIEIKADFRKYATWQESMEDHSELFTKGTTWNEDQYAKVLAAADYKEAAYALQESGYATDPDYPEKLIRLIEQYNLNQYD from the coding sequence GTGCCCCTTAAAAAGCAAAAAAAGAAAGTCTACAAAACAACTAAACGCAAGAATACAAAAAAAATCGTTCCTAGCTATATCTTGATGACTCTTTTTATTTTTGTATTTATCTTCCTGGGTACACTCTATTTCTTAAGTCAAGAAGTCTCAGAAGTACACATGACGCAAGAGGAGACTTTAGATGAAGAACAATTTATTGTTCAAATTGCAGACTATTCTAAAGTGCTGCAAGAAAAGTATGGAGTATTGCCGAGTATCAGTATTGCTCAAGCTATACTTGAATCAGATTGGGGCAATAGTGAACTTTCGATTAAAAATAATAATTATTATGGAATTAAAGGCAGCAGTTTAGAACCGACTGCAACGATGACGACCAAAGAGTATGTAGATGGAGAATGGATTGAAATTAAAGCAGATTTCAGAAAATACGCAACTTGGCAGGAGTCTATGGAAGACCACTCTGAATTGTTTACTAAGGGAACAACATGGAATGAGGATCAATATGCGAAAGTCTTAGCAGCAGCAGATTACAAAGAAGCTGCTTACGCTTTACAAGAAAGTGGCTATGCTACTGATCCAGACTATCCAGAAAAACTGATTCGGTTAATCGAACAATACAACTTAAATCAGTATGATTAA